The Nodosilinea sp. PGN35 genomic sequence TAAGTTTTGCTGACAATCTGATCGCCCTCTGGAATAAAGCTGGGATACACCCTCCACCCGTCTGTGACGTAGACGTAGCACTGCCAACGGGCAACCAGCGTCCAGAGCGGTTGAAATGTCTCGGCACTATGGTCGCCTAAGACCCAACCCAAAATCCCTTTTCTAAAGTGGTCAACGGCTGTCCACAGCCAAATCTTGTTTTTTTGAGCCCACAAAGGTTTCCAGTTCGTCGAGTTCGCCAACCTCTGGGTCGTTTCAGGGTCATAGGCATCGGGAAGCAGGTTGCCCACTTGCTCTACCCAAGTAATCACGGTTGTATGGTGCACCCCCTTAACCCGCTCTATCGCTCGAAACCCGGAGCCATTGACATACATCCTGAGGCATTCGCGTTTCACCTCGTCCAGGTACCCTCGGTGAGGGTCATAGGCATCGATGAAGTCACGACCGCAGGTTACACAAATGTGGTTTTGTTTACCTTTCCTCTTGCCGTTCTTACGGATATGAGTGGCTCCGCACTCTGGACATTGCATCGCAGATTACCCTAATTCATCTCTCAATTATGCAAAGCCAATATTTCATGTTCAGAAACATTAGCGCACCCCTAGGGTCGAAATAATATACAGACACCCACGGGAGGGCGGGATGGGCTTACGGGGCAAACGTCAGGTTTGGATCAAAGATGCCACCGTGGCCACCCGGCGCGGGGTGCTGCCCTGGCTGAGGCGAGCGGCCCCCCACTGCTACACCGATGCCGACCCCTTCAAGGTCATCTCCATTCCCCCGGCGCAGATCACCGCCATGCAGCGGCGCTGGAGCGGGGCGATCGCCCTTCCCTGGCTCGACACTGGCCCCCTGGGACGGTTCTCTAGCCTGCGGCGGCGCTGGCACGCGGGCCTGGTGCTCGACGGCGACTGGGACCAGGCGGTGCAATCCTTTGAGGACTACCACCTGTAGCGGGTGCTGTGCGATCGCTACCAGCGGGGCAAAGCCTGGTGCGACATCGACTACATCCAGAGCGCCTACCGCAAAATTGCCCAGGGGCGGCCCGCCTGGGGCAACCGCTGCCACACCCCCGCAGACGTGGTGGCCCGCTGCGACTACCTCGACCGGCTCTACGATCGGCTCAAAACCGAGGGCTACTACGCCGACCCCAGCCAGGCCCGGCAGCTCACCCTGCCCTACACCCACTTTTTGGTGAACATTGGCCGCCAGGGCGAGATCATCCGCAACAACGACGGCAAGCACCGGATTTTGCTCTCCCGCATTTTGGGGGTGCCGCTACTGGCGGCGAAGGTGTTGGTGCGCCACCGCCAGTGGCAGGCGGTGCGCGACGCGGTGCGCCGGGGGGACGCCCCGAATCTGGTGGCGCAGTATCGCCACCACCCCGACCTGCAAGATCTGTTGCCCGCCGCCGCCCCGGCCCAGTCGTTAACATCCCGTTAATGGTGGTTTGCGACATCGGCGATATGCCCGCCATGGAGCTGGAGCGGATGGAGGAGTTTTTTGCGGTCTATAAGCGCCTGCCCCAGAGTAGCGATGTGATCGAGCTGCGCGGCTTTGGCGACGCGAGGGAGGCCCAGGCGATGGTGCGTCGGTGCGTCAGGCGATCGACAGCTACCGGGCGCAGTAGGGGTTGGTTTGGGCGATCGCACCCACCGGGCAGAGTTTTGGCTGGTGGAGGCGATCGCCCATAAAGCGACTCAGGGCTCAAACCCCAGCACTACAAACGACCCGTGACTAACGTTCCGGCTGAGCGGCTGCAAGTAACTTTTGCAACATCACCGTGATCTATCAGCAGTCCGCTCCAGCCGGGTTGTTAGCTGAAGCATATAAGCATAGACTCCCCACGCTCAATCCGATCGCCGCTGCACCAAGAGCAGCCGCACCAATTGTTTTGACATTAAGCACAAAAAATCTCCTTAACATCTAGAGGATTTAACCCGCGGTAGATGCAAGGTACCGTAATAGACCTATGGAAACCGATTGACACGGAGAATGCAAGCGACTTCATGTTTTCTTCAAAGACAGCTTTATCACTAAATCGCCACTAGCGGATTAGGCTTTCTACCCGATCGACCAACACCACAGGCTTAGGCAACCCCCATACATGTA encodes the following:
- a CDS encoding inorganic diphosphatase, producing MVVCDIGDMPAMELERMEEFFAVYKRLPQSSDVIELRGFGDAREAQAMVRRCVRRSTATGRSRGWFGRSHPPGRVLAGGGDRP